The following are from one region of the Coffea eugenioides isolate CCC68of chromosome 2, Ceug_1.0, whole genome shotgun sequence genome:
- the LOC113760162 gene encoding MAR-binding filament-like protein 1-1 gives MGIMEKISKVMELNEEKKTRVQALMSLALGEWEEFDSHLTPLRNSFDEGFNELGSREKKLNLLQESVNQSTTKLDARRLWIEQKIKELDEKENLMKGLLQRIEEEQMQLGNLRGFVDEKLKDVALQEKLFDGLSEKLQLIRAEIERRENVLDLEVKKSEIRESELDSRERKLEIEGNELNLKEKKLEMRENELDSREKKLEIRENEIDLREKNVYRRQHELDVKKKSLKTRENELDAIEQHSDRKQLELDSKGKILQRKDNELDIKHENLESREKDIESKERELEGKENELNAKEKKFRKIILDLELKFVSILESAEQCDKEPNADTSTQTAEQTQKSRKRLRNLALASDRILDAAEETGNNLSRRSCIHDKEAEQVTTHDLGESGAVNIHKNDYKAQACSTQQTLVLDVSQSESNSRDNLQTPPFINPGALANNTGKEKLECLFNVGETWACFNAKDHMPRSYVQIIKVIKKGGNCRLGVVWLKPLPGLPGENEWIKAGLPVGCGMFNRERTSVESPSVFSHRVFCVGKEGYPYCILPNEGEIWAIYKDWDIIKWGCHPENHRQCKYELVEILSYLTDPSSSVGFRVACLDKIGHVNSFWRRSQHENNSFLIMPNDFYRFSHKLTSRQMNCNVTDGVQDGVFEIEHKFLPPGL, from the exons ATGGGTATTATGGAGAAGATATCTAAGGTAATGGAGCTCAATGAAGAAAAGAAGACCAGGGTCCAAGCTTTGATGTCCTTGGCTCTTGGTGAATGGGAGGAATTTGATAGCCATTTAACCCCATTGCGGAACAGTTTTGATGAGGGATTTAATGAGCTTGGGTCAAGAGAGAAGAAACTGAATTTGCTTCAAGAATCAGTCAACCAGAGTACTACAAAACTTGACGCAAGGAGATTATGGATAGAGCAGAAGATTAAGGAGTtggatgaaaaggaaaatttgatgAAAGGGCTTTTGCAGAGGATAGAAGAGGAGCAAATGCAGCTTGGGAATCTGAGGGGTTTTGTTGATGAAAAGCTGAAGGATGTTGCTTTACAAGAGAAGCTTTTTGACGGTCTTTCAGAAAAGCTGCAGTTGATTCGAGCTGAAATTGAGAGAAGAGAAAATGTGCTTGATTTAGAAGTAAAGAAGTCGGAGATAAGGGAGAGTGAGCTTGATTCAAGAGAGAGAAAGTTGGAGATAGAGGGGAATGAGCTTAATTTAAAAGAGAAGAAGCTGGAGATGAGGGAGAATGAGCTTGATTCAAGAGAGAAGAAGCTGGAGATAAGGGagaatgagattgatttgaGAGAGAAAAATGTTTATAGAAGGCAACATGAACTTGatgtgaaaaagaaaagtttgaagACAAGGGAAAATGAGCTTGATGCTATTGAGCAACATTCAGACAGAAAGCAATTAGAGCTTGattcaaaagggaaaattttaCAGAGAAAGGACAATGAACTTGATATAAAGCATGAAAATTTGGAGAGTAGGGAAAAGGATATTGAATCTAAAGAGAGAGAGTTGGAGGGAAAGGAAAATGAGCTCaatgcaaaagagaaaaaatttaggaaaattattttggatttggaacTGAAATTTGTTTCCATCCTAGAATCCGCAGAACAATGTGACAAAGAACCAAACGCAGACACTTCAACTCAGACTGCAGAGCAAACACAGAAGAGCAGGAAGAGATTGAGGAATTTGGCATTGGCTTCTGACAGAATTCTTGATGCTGCTGAAGAAACCGGCAACAATCTGTCTAGAAGAAGCTGCATACATGACAAAGAGGCAGAACAAGTCACTACTCATGATCTTGGTGAATCAG GCGCAGTCAATATACACAAGAATGACTATAAAGCACAGGCTTGCAGCACTCAACAAACCTTAGTTCTTGATGTTTCTCAATCAGAATCTAATTCACGGGATAACTTACAGACACCTCCCTTTATTAATCCAGGGGCATTGGCTAATAATACAGGCAAGGAGAAACTAGAATGTCTCTTTAATGTAGGAGAGACATGGGCCTGTTTCAATGCCAAAGATCACATGCCAAGATCATATGTCCAAATCATAAAGGTCATTAAAAAGGGTGGAAATTGTAGGCTTGGTGTTGTGTGGCTCAAGCCTTTGCCAGGGCTTCCAGGTGAGAATGAGTGGATAAAGGCTGGCTTACCAGTTGGCTGTGGCATGTTTAATCGTGAGAGAACAAGTGTGGAATCTCCTAGTGTGTTCTCTCATCGAGTTTTCTGTGTCGGAAAAGAAGGTTATCCTTACTGCATACTTCCTAATGAAGGAGAGATTTGGGCAATTTATAAGGACTGGGATATCATCAAATGGGGCTGTCATCCAGAAAATCATAGACAGTGCAAGTATGAACTTGTGGAAATTCTTTCGTATCTAACAGATCCTTCTTCATCTGTTGGCTTTAGAGTTGCTTGCTTGGACAAAATAGGACATGTAAATTCATTTTGGAGGAGAAGTCAGCATGAGAACAATTCATTTCTAATAATGCCTAATGACTTCTATAGGTTTTCTCACAAATTAACCTCTAGGCAGATGAACTGCAATGTGACTGATGGTGTCCAGGATGGTGTATTTGAAATTGAACATAAATTCCTGCCTCCAGGCCTTTGA